The following coding sequences lie in one Rutidosis leptorrhynchoides isolate AG116_Rl617_1_P2 chromosome 6, CSIRO_AGI_Rlap_v1, whole genome shotgun sequence genomic window:
- the LOC139853214 gene encoding pentatricopeptide repeat-containing protein At1g34160-like produces MNSNFKSLPFIVSGGMTVAVEPLLQNCFTLSHIKKIQAHLITTGVFNFHPYPRSKFLEFCATSSVAGSLRYAIHIFNHIPFPVTNDWNAIIRGLAQSHQPSDAVALYRHGMRVLTCKPDALTCSFTLKACARALAYNEAIQLHSQVIRYGVVQDVLLQTTLLDVYAKVGYLDNASKLFDEMSKRDVTCWNAIIAGLAQGNRPDEALQMFKRMKDVGFKPNEITVIGALSACSQLGAVQEGENVYSYIKSERLDLNEQVCNVVIDMFGKCGYVGKAYTVFNKMKCKKTLVTWNTMIMVLGTNGEGIEALKVFHRMSKEGFVPDNVSYLAALCACNHSGMLDDGVKLFETLTEDESLTPNIKHYGTMVDLLGRSGRLNEAYNIINSIPIAPDIVLWQTLLGACKTYGNVELAVKASKKLVEMGSSSDGDFVLLSNIYAAQHRWKDVGRVRDTMKNKEVKKVPGFSYIDVNGVIHKFVNGDQSHINLPEIYRKIDEIMCRIMEHGYVPETDYVLHDIGIEEKENALSYHSEKLAVAFGLVSISNERSSIRVNKNLRICGDCHEVMKLVSKVYKREIIVRDRTRFHRFIDGSCSCKDYW; encoded by the coding sequence ATGAATAGTAACTTCAAGTCGCTGCCGTTTATTGTTTCAGGTGGTATGACTGTCGCCGTTGAACCATTACTGCAAAATTGCTTCACCCTCTCACACATTAAAAAGATTCAAGCTCACCTCATCACCACTGGTGTATTCAATTTCCACCCATACCCACGTTCCAAATTCCTCGAATTTTGCGCCACTTCTTCCGTCGCCGGCAGCCTCCGATACGCCATTCACATCTTCAATCACATTCCATTCCCAGTCACTAATGATTGGAACGCCATCATCCGCGGCCTTGCCCAGAGTCATCAACCGTCAGACGCCGTTGCTTTATACCGCCACGGAATGCGCGTACTCACGTGCAAACCCGACGCCCTCACGTGCTCCTTCACCCTCAAAGCTTGCGCACGTGCGTTGGCTTATAATGAAGCGATCCAACTCCATTCTCAAGTAATTCGGTACGGGGTTGTACAAGATGTGTTGCTGCAAACCACGTTATTGGATGTCTACGCGAAAGTTGGGTACTTGGATAACGCGTCCAaactgttcgatgaaatgtctAAGAGAGATGTTACTTGTTGGAATGCAATAATTGCTGGGTTGGCTCAAGGGAACCGACCCGATGAAGCGTTGCAGATGTTTAAAAGAATGAAAGATGTTGGGTTCAAGCCAAATGAGATCACGGTTATTGGTGCGCTCTCCGCGTGTTCTCAATTGGGCGCAGTACAAGAAGGAGAGAACGTGTACAGTTACATAAAAAGCGAAAGACTTGATTTGAATGAGCAGGTTTGTAATGTGGTGATCGATATGTTTGGAAAATGCGGGTATGTTGGAAAAGCGTACACGGTTTTTAACAAGATGAAATGTAAAAAGACACTTGTTACTTGGAATACTATGATCATGGTTCTTGGGACAAACGGTGAAGGCATCGAAGCGCTTAAAGTTTTTCACCGAATGAGTAAAGAAGGATTCGTACCTGATAACGTCAGTTATCTTGCTGCTCTCTGTGCCTGTAACCACTCGGGTATGCTTGATGACGGGGTCAAGTTATTTGAAACGTTAACCGAAGACGAGTCATTAACTCCCAACATTAAGCACTATGGTACTATGGTTGATCTTTTGGGAAGATCGGGCCGGCTAAACGAGGCCTACAATATCATCAATTCGATACCTATAGCACCCGATATTGTTCTATGGCAGACATTATTAGGAGCTTGTAAAACATATGGGAACGTAGAATTAGCAGTAAAGGCATCAAAAAAGCTTGTGGAGATGGGGTCGAGTAGTGATGGTGACTTCGTGTTACTATCAAACATATATGCAGCTCAACATAGATGGAAAGACGTGGGTCGGGTGAGGGACacgatgaagaataaagaagttaaAAAGGTGCCCGGGTTTAGTTACATTGATGTGAATGGTGTGATACATAAATTTGTAAATGGAGATCAAAGCCATATAAATTTGCCAGAAATATATAGGAAGATTGATGAGATTATGTGTCGGATTATGGAACATGGTTATGTTCCTGAGACGGATTATGTGTTGCACGATATTGGGATAGAAGAGAAGGAAAACGCGTTGAGTTATCATAGTGAGAAGTTAGCTGTGGCTTTTGGTTTAGTTAGTATTAGCAATGAACGAAGTTCGATACGTGTGAACAAGAATCTTCGAATATGTGGTGATTGTCATGAGGTTATGAAGCTTGTTTCAAAGGTTTATAAACGAGAGATCATTGTAAGGGATCGGACTCGGTTTCATAGATTTATAGATGGGTCATGTTCTTGTAAAGATTATTGGTGA